One region of Malania oleifera isolate guangnan ecotype guangnan chromosome 6, ASM2987363v1, whole genome shotgun sequence genomic DNA includes:
- the LOC131157745 gene encoding methylesterase 17 codes for MMRRRQEEAAGVQQQEEEEEESVGWCSDDTMTGRRQEEAAGVVQQQEEEEEEEKKKYDHFVMVHGIGGGGWCWYKVRCMLEKSGCRVSCVDLKSSGIDPSRPDCVLSFSDYNQPLLHFISALPQHQQVILVGHSAGGLSVTEATYKFPHKIRLAVYVGATMLRSGLSTPQDLTDGAPDLSEHGDVYELGYGLGADRPPTSAIVKKEFHRKLIYGMSPQEDLTLAGMLLRPGPVLAIRSARFRTSKEEEEEEEKEEEEEAEVDTVPRVYIKTSNDMVLKPEQQDAMIRRWPPSRVYVLESDHSPFFSSPNHLSRILLQAAAAAAAASLS; via the exons ATGATGAGAAGGAGACAGGAGGAGGCCGCCGGCGTACAGCAgcaggaggaggaagaagaagagagcgTTGGGTGGTGTAGTGATGATACCATGACGGGGAGGAGACAGGAGGAGGCCGCCGGCGTAGTACaacagcaggaagaagaagaagaagaagaaaagaaaaagtatgATCACTTTGTGATGGTACATGGGATAGGAGGGGGAGGATGGTGCTGGTACAAGGTGAGGTGCATGCTGGAGAAGTCAGGGTGCAGGGTCTCCTGCGTGGACCTCAAATCCTCCGGCATCGATCCTTCCCGCCCCGACTGCGTTCTCTCTTTTTCCGATTACAACCAGCCCCTCCTCCACTTCATCTCTGCTTTGCCCCAACACCAACAG GTAATATTGGTGGGGCACAGCGCCGGTGGTCTGAGCGTCACGGAGGCCACCTACAAGTTCCCGCACAAAATCAGGTTAGCCGTGTACGTCGGAGCCACCATGCTCCGTTCCGGTTTATCCACACCTCAAGATCTTACAGAC GGGGCGCCTGATTTATCCGAACATGGGGATGTGTACGAATTAGGATATGGACTGGGAGCTGATCGACCCCCAACCAGTGCCATTGTGAAGAAAGAATTCCATCGCAAACTCATATACGGCATGAGCCCTCAGGAG GATTTGACTTTGGCGGGGATGCTGCTACGGCCAGGGCCGGTGCTGGCAATACGGAGCGCTCGGTTTAGGACGtccaaggaggaggaggaggaggaggagaaggaggaggaggaggaggcggaGGTGGACACTGTGCCGCGAGTGTACATAAAGACGAGTAATGATATGGTGCTGAAACCGGAGCAGCAGGATGCGATGATAAGGAGGTGGCCTCCATCACGTGTGTATGTGCTGGAAAGCGACCACAGCCCCTTTTTCTCCTCCCCCAACCATCTTTCCCGCATCCTTCTtcaagctgctgctgctgctgctgctgcttcacTCTCATGA